From bacterium, one genomic window encodes:
- a CDS encoding ABC transporter permease, whose amino-acid sequence MTLVRMAWRNLWRNPRRTLITLFSMIFGLTMMIVGYALMDGMLDQMVHYATLLGTGHVQIHHPEYLEDHSLYDTMPSTPEAIAAASGFGEAAPRIFATALVSSGKQSAGGQLWGIDPARESNVTELHKHLSEGRWLEPEAREQVVLGKNIARTLSVRPGDEIIVLTQAADGSLGNAIFTVSGVFKSIGEAVDRGGVFMHINDLATLLVLDGKIHEIAVRLDEPDNLDLARAGIQEHLDPEQYKVEDWKQLLPELSEYLRLSSSSMGIMLLVIFAVAGLGIVNTQLMALFERTREIGIMRALGMGPFPVAALLLIETIFLALMAAAAGGVTGSLWSLHLEKNGWDISWMGGSFDFVGVAFDPHMYATLTLEAVFQSVAIMFIVVLVVILYPLFRATRISPVDAIGRGR is encoded by the coding sequence CTGGCGAAACCCGAGGAGGACCCTCATCACCCTGTTTTCCATGATCTTCGGGCTCACCATGATGATCGTAGGGTACGCTCTTATGGACGGGATGCTTGACCAGATGGTGCACTACGCCACCCTCCTGGGAACGGGGCATGTGCAGATCCACCATCCGGAATACCTTGAGGACCATTCCCTCTACGACACCATGCCGTCAACCCCCGAGGCCATCGCGGCCGCGTCCGGTTTCGGTGAGGCCGCGCCCAGGATCTTTGCCACGGCCCTCGTCAGCTCCGGCAAACAGTCGGCCGGAGGGCAGCTGTGGGGAATCGACCCGGCCCGGGAAAGTAACGTGACCGAGCTGCATAAGCACCTGAGCGAGGGCCGCTGGCTGGAACCGGAAGCACGGGAACAAGTGGTCCTTGGGAAGAACATCGCGAGGACACTTTCGGTCAGGCCTGGTGACGAGATCATCGTCCTGACCCAGGCGGCCGACGGTTCCCTGGGAAACGCCATCTTCACTGTCTCCGGCGTGTTCAAGAGCATCGGCGAAGCGGTGGATCGTGGAGGGGTTTTCATGCACATCAACGACCTTGCCACTTTGCTCGTCCTGGACGGCAAGATCCACGAGATCGCCGTAAGGCTCGACGAACCCGACAACCTCGACCTGGCCCGCGCCGGCATCCAGGAGCACCTCGACCCTGAACAGTACAAGGTCGAGGACTGGAAACAGCTTCTCCCGGAGCTGTCCGAGTACCTGCGCCTCAGTTCCTCCAGCATGGGCATCATGCTGCTCGTCATCTTTGCCGTCGCCGGTCTCGGTATCGTAAACACACAGCTCATGGCCCTGTTCGAGAGGACGAGAGAGATCGGCATAATGAGGGCCCTGGGCATGGGGCCGTTCCCGGTAGCCGCACTCCTCCTCATCGAAACGATCTTCCTTGCTCTCATGGCGGCCGCCGCGGGGGGAGTAACAGGATCCCTCTGGTCTTTACATCTGGAGAAGAACGGTTGGGACATATCGTGGATGGGCGGCAGCTTCGACTTCGTGGGGGTCGCCTTCGATCCCCACATGTACGCGACCCTGACCCTTGAGGCGGTCTTCCAGTCCGTGGCCATCATGTTCATCGTCGTCCTCGTGGTCATTTTGTATCCCCTGTTCAGGGCGACCAGGATCAGCCCGGTGGACGCCATCGGAAGGGGGCGGTGA